A portion of the Acidisarcina polymorpha genome contains these proteins:
- a CDS encoding IS66 family transposase zinc-finger binding domain-containing protein encodes MQLLDLEPGASSDDVQSEIERGPLPDATANNDTTDKQRRGRQNHPGRNELPAHLKRVDRMIPCASEQCKCGRCGGDTRVIGYDITEVLDMKPVEFFVTRIMREKRACVRCIKQGVATAPVPVRIAPRSIFSDETIISFLVGSMPTASRCIVNARSCCAISAPMWR; translated from the coding sequence TTGCAGCTGCTCGACCTTGAGCCTGGCGCATCGAGCGATGATGTCCAGAGCGAGATCGAACGCGGTCCGCTGCCGGACGCGACCGCGAACAACGACACGACCGATAAGCAGCGGCGCGGACGCCAGAATCATCCCGGCCGCAACGAGCTGCCCGCGCATCTGAAACGTGTCGACAGGATGATTCCCTGCGCGTCCGAGCAGTGCAAGTGCGGCAGGTGCGGCGGCGATACCAGGGTGATCGGCTACGACATAACGGAAGTGCTCGACATGAAGCCGGTCGAGTTTTTTGTGACGCGCATCATGCGGGAGAAGCGTGCCTGTGTGCGCTGCATCAAGCAGGGTGTCGCCACCGCGCCGGTGCCGGTGCGCATCGCGCCCAGATCGATCTTTTCCGATGAAACCATCATCAGCTTTCTGGTCGGAAGTATGCCGACAGCGTCCCGTTGTATCGTCAACGCGCGATCCTGCTGCGCGATCTCGGCACCGATGTGGCGCTGA